A single Desulfovibrio gilichinskyi DNA region contains:
- a CDS encoding PTS fructose-like transporter subunit IIB, with protein sequence MSKIVAVTACPTGVAHTIMAAEALKKVGTSMGHQVEVETQGAEGAKNILSQETINAADVVIIAADIHVNPVRFQGKALYAVTTSEAIRNTKEIIEAALGEADEMAKPVSAKETVNENKFIIGVTSCPTGIAHTFMAAEALRKTGVALGYEVKIETQGSVGAKNVLTDEDIERADAVVIAADAFVDPKRFAGKPLYETSTKEALHDAKGVIKSALAAKPTVKKGLGDQVAEIKKDRSAATSGPYRHLMTGVSYMLPVVVAGGLMIALAFAFGGIYAGDKTGTIGWALMQIGGTGAFSLFIPVFSAFIAYSIAQRPGITAGIVGGLLATNVGSGFLGGIVAGFMAGYLTKFLNDKIKLPQHLEGLKPVLILPFLSTLVVGLMMIYVIGPPVKIALTSLSAWLQGMQSSSALVLGLLLGAMMAFDMGGPVNKAAYTFGVGLLSAKIYAPMAAVMAAGMTPPLGLALAATFFKNRFTKEEHEASKAAFILGISFITEGAIPFAARDPFRVIPCIMLGSAVTGAISMVMKCTLMVPHGGIFVLPIPHAVTNILAYAVAIIIGTLITAGALFIAKRPLKQTAE encoded by the coding sequence ATGTCAAAAATTGTAGCCGTCACGGCATGTCCAACAGGGGTGGCCCACACAATAATGGCTGCCGAGGCTTTAAAGAAAGTCGGCACCAGCATGGGGCATCAGGTGGAAGTAGAAACCCAAGGGGCGGAAGGCGCGAAAAATATTCTGTCTCAGGAAACCATTAACGCGGCTGATGTGGTTATCATTGCGGCAGATATTCACGTCAATCCGGTACGGTTCCAAGGGAAGGCATTGTACGCGGTAACCACCAGTGAAGCTATCCGTAACACTAAAGAAATCATCGAAGCGGCCCTTGGCGAAGCGGATGAAATGGCAAAACCCGTATCAGCAAAAGAAACCGTAAACGAAAATAAATTTATTATCGGCGTAACCTCATGTCCAACCGGCATAGCTCATACTTTCATGGCTGCCGAAGCATTACGCAAAACAGGCGTGGCTCTCGGGTATGAAGTTAAAATTGAAACTCAAGGTTCGGTAGGGGCTAAGAATGTCCTGACGGATGAGGACATAGAACGGGCTGATGCCGTAGTAATCGCGGCCGACGCATTTGTTGATCCAAAACGTTTTGCAGGTAAACCTCTATATGAAACATCAACAAAAGAAGCACTCCATGATGCCAAAGGCGTAATCAAATCAGCACTTGCAGCCAAACCGACAGTGAAAAAAGGTTTAGGTGACCAGGTCGCGGAGATTAAGAAGGACCGTTCCGCTGCCACCTCCGGCCCGTATCGCCATTTAATGACAGGCGTTTCATACATGCTGCCTGTAGTTGTTGCCGGCGGTCTAATGATCGCTCTGGCCTTTGCTTTCGGCGGTATTTACGCAGGAGACAAAACAGGAACTATCGGATGGGCACTGATGCAGATCGGTGGAACCGGAGCTTTCTCTCTCTTTATTCCTGTTTTCAGTGCATTTATTGCCTACTCCATCGCCCAGCGTCCGGGTATTACGGCAGGTATCGTCGGCGGATTGCTTGCCACCAATGTGGGATCAGGTTTTCTGGGAGGTATCGTTGCCGGTTTCATGGCAGGTTATCTGACCAAGTTCCTCAATGACAAAATTAAACTTCCGCAGCATCTTGAAGGACTCAAGCCGGTTCTTATACTGCCTTTCCTCTCCACACTGGTTGTAGGTTTGATGATGATATATGTCATCGGCCCGCCTGTTAAAATCGCGCTAACTTCACTATCCGCATGGCTTCAAGGCATGCAAAGTTCCAGCGCGTTGGTCCTCGGCCTACTTCTTGGAGCAATGATGGCCTTTGATATGGGAGGCCCGGTCAACAAGGCGGCATACACTTTTGGCGTCGGTCTGCTATCTGCCAAGATATACGCCCCTATGGCCGCAGTCATGGCAGCAGGTATGACGCCTCCGCTCGGCCTTGCACTTGCTGCAACATTCTTTAAAAACCGCTTCACAAAGGAAGAACATGAGGCCAGTAAGGCTGCATTTATCCTTGGCATATCCTTCATAACAGAAGGCGCAATTCCGTTTGCAGCCAGAGATCCTTTCAGAGTCATACCATGTATTATGTTAGGATCAGCTGTGACAGGCGCAATTTCCATGGTTATGAAATGCACCTTAATGGTTCCGCACGGAGGTATTTTCGTTCTTCCTATTCCACATGCGGTCACCAACATTCTAGCCTATGCCGTGGCAATAATAATCGGGACTCTGATCACTGCCGGAGCTCTCTTTATTGCAAAACGTCCGCTGAAACAAACCGCAGAATAA